In Amycolatopsis sp. EV170708-02-1, the following are encoded in one genomic region:
- a CDS encoding RICIN domain-containing protein has translation MRTLPLLGAAALAVAATTVVPVSSDAAPPDATYTITVDAKKSFSPTTDTPASTYVDKDGTFYFQQAAALYGADQPREWDFYSGRDFDSFTKNPISSAVNPANPADRNDDTTWRCNNSPTGKESTDPPAGSGYSQRNFCDLVGTWVDPDTGDWYGLIHNEFTPEPFGAYSFSHYDAIDMAVSKDQGRTWTIKDHAITSPYSTKRGDTAAFPHQTFDYGDGDPRLFVDTASGYFYVYYGSRIVPKAGAGGPMTGLAHVARSPISAKMASGSWQKWFDGGWSQPGVGGRESNMVPVSAAGDTGYTPVADDYDPANTGNVTQQIAAGQLPKKSDLFIMNIAYNAHLGLYIGAPEAVDSVVPQRYYVTDDLTTQKWRLIGDTGSYTNQSWYRWFVDAANKTNSTIIGKQFRSYCAVACSNNAGGEYTTQTITSSAPAPSPVDTSRKYRIGLGDGRVLAQGTGTATTSVAGTTGSDREAWQFSSDGDGSYRVANAATGQFLGVDAVQAGRAWGAKPTVTSASTVGQQWFVIPSTVDKGTFRLVNRYSGLVLGLSGKTSRLAETTPLRSWTDTTGNTVGGGRTAAEQTLKFTDAGAGTLDGVHTLAASGKNLDDPDSSTTAGTPLVTWTPNQGANQKWLFTRQSDGSYTLTNTHSKLCADVEGGATTAGARVIQWTCTGGANQRWKATKQPDGTYKIASVRSGLLLTTASTSDGAAVTQRADTGSALQAWAIG, from the coding sequence ATGCGGACCCTGCCTCTTCTCGGCGCCGCGGCCTTGGCCGTGGCGGCGACCACGGTGGTACCGGTGTCGTCCGACGCCGCGCCGCCGGACGCGACGTACACCATCACGGTCGATGCCAAGAAGTCGTTCAGCCCGACCACCGACACCCCGGCGAGTACCTATGTCGACAAGGACGGCACGTTCTACTTCCAGCAGGCCGCCGCGCTCTACGGCGCGGACCAGCCGCGGGAGTGGGACTTCTACAGCGGACGCGATTTCGACAGCTTCACCAAGAACCCGATCAGCTCGGCGGTGAACCCGGCGAATCCCGCCGACCGCAACGACGACACCACCTGGCGCTGCAACAACAGCCCCACCGGCAAGGAATCCACCGATCCGCCCGCCGGTTCGGGCTATTCGCAGCGCAATTTCTGCGACCTCGTCGGCACCTGGGTCGATCCGGACACCGGCGATTGGTACGGCCTGATCCACAACGAGTTCACCCCCGAGCCGTTCGGCGCGTACTCGTTCTCCCATTACGACGCGATCGACATGGCCGTCTCGAAGGACCAGGGCCGGACCTGGACCATCAAGGATCACGCGATCACCTCGCCGTACAGCACGAAACGCGGTGACACGGCGGCCTTCCCGCATCAGACGTTCGACTACGGCGACGGCGACCCGCGCCTGTTCGTCGACACCGCCTCCGGCTACTTCTACGTCTACTACGGCTCGCGCATCGTGCCGAAGGCCGGCGCCGGTGGCCCGATGACCGGGCTGGCGCACGTCGCCCGTTCGCCGATCTCGGCCAAGATGGCGTCCGGCTCGTGGCAGAAATGGTTCGACGGCGGCTGGAGCCAGCCCGGCGTCGGCGGCCGCGAGAGCAACATGGTCCCCGTGTCCGCCGCGGGCGACACCGGCTACACCCCCGTCGCGGACGACTACGACCCGGCCAACACCGGCAACGTCACCCAGCAGATCGCCGCGGGACAGCTGCCGAAGAAGTCGGATCTGTTCATCATGAACATCGCCTACAACGCGCATCTCGGGCTCTACATCGGCGCGCCGGAGGCCGTGGACAGCGTCGTCCCCCAGCGTTATTACGTGACCGACGATCTGACCACGCAGAAATGGCGTCTCATCGGCGACACCGGGAGCTACACCAACCAGTCGTGGTACCGCTGGTTCGTCGACGCGGCGAACAAGACCAACTCGACCATCATCGGCAAGCAGTTCCGGTCGTACTGCGCGGTGGCCTGCTCGAACAACGCGGGCGGCGAGTACACCACGCAGACCATCACGTCTTCCGCGCCCGCACCGTCCCCTGTGGACACTTCCCGCAAGTACCGGATCGGCCTCGGCGACGGCCGGGTTCTCGCGCAGGGCACCGGAACCGCGACGACGTCGGTCGCGGGCACGACCGGCTCGGACCGCGAAGCGTGGCAATTCTCCTCCGACGGTGACGGCTCGTATCGCGTCGCCAACGCCGCGACCGGCCAGTTCCTCGGCGTCGACGCCGTGCAGGCGGGCCGGGCTTGGGGCGCGAAGCCGACCGTGACCTCGGCTTCGACGGTCGGGCAGCAGTGGTTCGTCATCCCGTCCACTGTGGACAAGGGGACCTTCCGGCTGGTGAACCGGTACAGCGGCCTCGTACTCGGCCTGTCCGGCAAGACCTCGCGCCTGGCGGAGACCACGCCGCTCCGCTCGTGGACCGACACCACCGGGAACACTGTCGGCGGCGGCCGGACGGCGGCCGAGCAGACGCTGAAGTTCACCGACGCCGGCGCGGGCACTCTCGACGGCGTCCACACCCTGGCGGCGTCCGGCAAGAACCTCGACGACCCGGATTCGTCCACGACCGCCGGAACTCCCCTGGTCACCTGGACACCGAACCAGGGAGCCAACCAGAAGTGGCTGTTCACCAGGCAGTCCGACGGTTCCTACACGCTGACCAACACGCATTCGAAGCTGTGCGCCGACGTCGAGGGCGGAGCCACCACCGCGGGTGCGCGGGTCATCCAGTGGACCTGCACCGGTGGGGCCAACCAGCGCTGGAAGGCGACGAAACAGCCCGATGGCACCTACAAGATCGCCAGTGTCCGCTCGGGCCTGCTCCTGACCACAGCGTCCACTTCGGACGGTGCGGCCGTGACACAACGGGCCGACACGGGCTCCGCGCTGCAAGCGTGGGCCATCGGCTGA